The Camelina sativa cultivar DH55 chromosome 16, Cs, whole genome shotgun sequence sequence TACTTACTATTGTTATTGATTTGCTTCATTTTTGATATCCTTCTGATTACAACATTTCGAATTTTAAGCCAAGAATCCGCCTGCaacattgtttttgttatagGGGCAAAACAAAATTGAGCCAAAAGAGCTGTGGCGAGAACCAAAGGACCAAGCTTTGGCTTGGAAGCCTTGTGCTGATCAACGTTCTTGGAAGCCTAgtggtctcttattttttactCTCTGTGAGTTTACTTCTCGTGCtaaattagtaattataagttttcctgattttggtgtttttttttgcgTAGATGGGAATAATGGATATATAATGGTAACTGCGAATGGTGGGATCAACCAACAAAGAGTTGCTGTAAGTTTTTATTGCGTTACGTATTACTTTTTCCCACTCTTTATATTGACTAACCGTTGGCCATTATTAAAACAGGTTTGtaacattgttgttgttgctcgGATGCTCAATGCCACACTCGTTGTTCCCAAACTCATGTTCAGTGATGTCTGGACCGATGCAAGGTAACTATTGTAAGGTTCCTCTGTTCTCTATCTCCTTCTCTTATTATTGATCATTTTTTACGTCGAACGTCACATTTTGACGTTTGTGATTTGGTTTATAGTCAGTTTGGAGATATCTATCAGGTGGAACATTTTATTAAGTATCTCTCTCCTGATATCCGGATTGTAAAGAAACTACCAAAAGAGCTTCAGTCTCTAGACCTTGAGGCCATTGGCAGCCTCGTGAGTTCCTTTATACCtctttaaatttctaaaactcTTTCATCTTTGATAATTTTTCTTAAGTACTTCTTTATCGTTTTAAGGTTACGGATATGGATGTCGTGAAAGAAGCCAAGCCCGGGTTTTACATGAAACACATTCTCCCTCTTCTACTCAAAAACAGAGTTGTTCATTTCTTTGGATTCGGAAACCGTTTGGCCTTTGATCCAATACCGTTTCAGTTACAGGTAAAAGACCTTTCTTTTAGCATTGTGCATATCGATACTCTGACTCGTAATAATGATCCAATTTTGTTTTGGGGGAGTAGAGGCTGCGGTGTAGATGTAACTTTCATGCGTTAAACTTCGTTCCAAAGATACAAGAAACAGCTGCGGTTCTCGTTAGGAGATTACGAGATAGCGGATCACACCTCGCACCGGTTGATCCGTACCTCGTCGGTCCAAAATTTGCGTCCTTCATATTGGACAAGAAGGCAGGTCCTCTACATAAGGCTTCTAAGTATCTAGCACTCCATCTAAGATTTGAAATAGATATGGTGGCTCATTCTCTCTGTTACTTCGGAGGCGGCGATGCTGAGAAGATGGAACTTGATGCTTACAGAGAAAAACATTTCCCCACGCTGGCAAATCTAACAAAGACTAAaaagtttgttcttttcttcGCATTATCAAATCGGTTTTGTGATACCACAATGAATGCTCAgttgttttgtcattttgtaGAATGCCATCTCCGGAAGATCTGAGAACGGAAGGGCTTTGTCCGTTATCACCTGAAGAAGATGTGCTTATGCTTGCGGGTCTTGGTTTCAATAGGAAGACCCGTGTTTTCGTGGCTGGTGCTAATATATACGGTGGGAATAAACGGTTAGCTGCTTTAACGAGTCTCTACCCGAATCTTGTCACCAAAGAGAATGTACTCACTGAAACTGAGCTACAGCCTTTCAAAAATTTCTCATCTCAGGTAATTTCTCAGCCTTTTAACTACATTTTCGGTTTACCGGTTAACTGAGCCGcgagatttatatttttttttgtttttggttgtgtagCTAGCGGTTCTTGATTTCATTGCATGTGCTGCATCGGACGCATTTGCGATGACGGATTCAGGGAGTCAGTTGTCGTCTCTTGTATCGGGTTACAGGATATATTACGGAGCAGGGAAAATGCCGACGATCAGACCGAACAAACGGAGGTTCTCGGACATATTGTTGAAGAATAATACTATAGAGTGGAAAGTGTTCGAGCAGAGAGTGAGAAAAAACGTTAGGCAGACCAAACATGTATTGGTTAGACCAACGGGACGCAGCGTTTACCGTTACCCTAGATGTAAAGAATGTATGTGTAATGAagattgattctttgttttaacattttggTTCTCTTAAACAGTTAAACCGTGTCATATTTTGTAGCGGCTACACATTCTAGTGGTCTTATTATTGTTACATGTTACTCCAGTTGGGCTTAAAGCAAATCGTAATCACACCTTTGAGtcttgtaaaatataaaaaatcctTCAAGCTTCTTCGATTTAGGTCACTGAGCTAGTCAAAACTACAccgtttttggttttgataacCGGCTTCCGATTGAACACCTAAACCAGCTCCAATCTTCTTGATTAATTGACTCGGTGTAGTTGACTTATCAGTTATCATTTGATGGGCGACTTATCATtagtattttactatatataatttacaaaaagcAGAAGTTGATGAAATCTCAAAATCTTTTGAAAGAATCGAGGCCATAATGAGTGTATTATATattcaactaaaaaaaccaTGTTTACATTAATATGCATTCTTTTCAAAACAAGCAAATGGAatagagtttagaaaaaattgatAATGAAAAATTTAGATGTAGCATTTGACTTTCATACCATATGTTACCGATAATTACCGTCTCTCTTTAGGTTAActaagctatatatatgttttttttatagtaacAGTTAGatgattatattattaaattaattacttgACAATAGTTACGTATTGGAAGAGAAGTCGACATAAACCGGACATTCCAAACAATAGAGTATAATGGAGCCCATTCTAAAGGGTTA is a genomic window containing:
- the LOC104752890 gene encoding uncharacterized protein At1g04910-like, which produces MATERPDEEKPETRVQDLIHGSGGGASPVQSPTRLGPTRFSEVARDQIRDTGSILSWINGDPNRSLKNPVKRAKRKRIRTAKTAACVIGLVAFFIFVNWFMLSQLHEGRAWLRRGFSKKPNLNPKPDRKLIPDTNPNPGVKRASVKVSASLQHGEKKKMGKPKKKYNGTYGRLLAYAAHALAEGQNKIEPKELWREPKDQALAWKPCADQRSWKPSDGNNGYIMVTANGGINQQRVAVCNIVVVARMLNATLVVPKLMFSDVWTDASQFGDIYQVEHFIKYLSPDIRIVKKLPKELQSLDLEAIGSLVTDMDVVKEAKPGFYMKHILPLLLKNRVVHFFGFGNRLAFDPIPFQLQRLRCRCNFHALNFVPKIQETAAVLVRRLRDSGSHLAPVDPYLVGPKFASFILDKKAGPLHKASKYLALHLRFEIDMVAHSLCYFGGGDAEKMELDAYREKHFPTLANLTKTKKMPSPEDLRTEGLCPLSPEEDVLMLAGLGFNRKTRVFVAGANIYGGNKRLAALTSLYPNLVTKENVLTETELQPFKNFSSQLAVLDFIACAASDAFAMTDSGSQLSSLVSGYRIYYGAGKMPTIRPNKRRFSDILLKNNTIEWKVFEQRVRKNVRQTKHVLVRPTGRSVYRYPRCKECMCNED